One Solanum lycopersicum chromosome 2, SLM_r2.1 genomic region harbors:
- the LOC101249694 gene encoding patatin-like protein 3, whose translation MGRMVLIAAAMTLFVTLQVLQPPLVVSAATKGKTVTVLSIDGGGIRGIIPGTLLAFLESKLQELDGPNARIADYFDVVAGTSTGGLVTTMLTAPNKDNRPLYQAKDISNFYMQHGPQIFPQSRRNSFVRRITNLFGGPKYDGIYLRTIINSILGNLTMKQTLTNTVIPTFDIKRLQPIIFSTADAKANISKNAQLSDVCLSTSAAPTYFPVHSFETKDAQGKTRTFDLVDGGVAANNPTLMAITYVSKQIMTGNFQYEGMKNMDCNKMLVLSLGTGIGKQEEKYNATVASRWGMVGWVYNNGATPLIDIYGDASADMVDIHTSTMFQTLGSEKNYIRIQDDNLTGEAASMDIATTQNMETLVQIGNDLLKKPISRVNLETGRYEPVVGEGTNEAAIVRFAQLLSEERKLRIN comes from the exons ATGGGGAGGATGGTTCTTATAGCTGCAGCAATGACTCTTTTTGTAACCCTTCAAGTTTTACAACCTCCATTAGTAGTTTCTGCCGCCACCAAAGGAAAGACGGTAACCGTTTTGAGTATCGATGGAGGTGGTATTAGAGGCATTATTCCTGGAACCCTACTTGCCTTCCTTGAATCTAAACTTCAG GAACTTGATGGACCAAATGCAAGAATTGCAGATTACTTCGATGTAGTAGCAGGAACAAGCACAGGTGGATTAGTAACAACTATGCTTACTGCTCCTAACAAGGATAATCGTCCTTTATATCAAGCAAAAGATATTTCCAATTTCTACATGCAACATGGCCCTCAAATTTTTCCTCAAAGCAG GCGTAACAGCTTTGTGAGAAGGATCACAAATTTGTTTGGAGGACCAAAGTATGATGGCATATACTTGAGAACaattattaattcaatattagGCAATCTTACAATGAAGCAAACGTTGACTAATACAGTCATACCTACTTTTGATATCAAACGTCTTCAACCAATAATCTTCAGTACTGCTGAT GCAAAAGCAAATATCTCAAAGAATGCTCAATTATCAGACGTTTGCCTTAGTACCTCAGCCGCACCCACTTATTTCCCAGTGCACAGTTTTGAGACTAAGGATGCTCAAGGCAAAACGCGTACATTTGATCTTGTCGATGGAGGTGTAGCTGCAAATAATCCA ACCTTAATGGCAATAACATACGTTTCAAAACAAATCATGACGGGCAACTTTCAATACGAGGGTATGAAGAATATGGACTGCAACAAAATGTTGGTTCTGTCGTTGGGCACGGGTATAGGCAAGCAAGAAGAGAAGTATAATGCTACAGTGGCTTCCAGATGGGGGATGGTAGGTTGGGTGTACAACAATGGTGCCACCCCTTTGATAGATATTTATGGTGATGCTAGTGCTGATATGGTAGACATACATACTTCCACCATGTTTCAGACCCTTGGTAGTGAGAAGAACTACATCAGGATTCAG GATGACAATTTGACAGGGGAGGCTGCATCTATGGATATTGCAACGACACAAAACATGGAGACACTGGTACAAATTGGTAATGATCTATTGAAGAAGCCAATTTCAAGGGTCAACTTAGAAACAGGCCGATACGAACCAGTTGTTGGGGAAGGCACCAACGAAGCTGCTATAGTCCGCTTCGCTCAGTTGCTTTCAGAGGAAAGGAAGCTCCGAATAAACTAA